The nucleotide window TGACCCAAGGCTACAGCTTCTGGAGCCTCAAATTTGTTCAAGACCCATTTTCTGCCTCCGGGAAGCTCTTGCTGCTCGCCCTGCTCATGGTTCAGGAGGGCGGCCCCTGGTATATCCGGTGGGACTATTTCAGTCCTTGCCCTGGAGAGCGATGCCCACATGGAGGCTTTCAATGAACACCTGTTTATAggctgtaaactccatgagggcaggacaTTGCTTGTCTCGTTCAGTGGTATCCTCAGCACCAGATGCAACACCTGGCCCAGGGCAGGTGTGGCTGGCTCGTGTGTGTTGAACACAGAATTAACCTACGTCCCCTTGCCCTCTAGCATAGAGGGCACTATGGCAGCAAAAGTCATGACGACAAAGATGGAAAATctgctgggagaaaaaaaacccacgatGTATTCCAAAGTCACAAGGCTATCTTTTTCAGATGATCTGCACTGAGAGAGGGGACTGGTGCGAAGAACCGCATGGGAAGCGTGTCTAGCTGACCTGGGTCATTTAGAAGTCTGGGTCCCGTTGCCCATCAGGCTTCAGAGGCCTTGGGGTGGAGCCTGTGACTTACCTTGTCTCTGCACCACTCCCCTCTCCAGGGACGAATCGGCCAAAAGCTAGGTGGTGTTTGTTTCACAGCCTCCCACCAAAGGCCCCAAACCCACACTAGATACAAAATCCTTCCTAGGAGACAGCAGGGACAGCAGGTGAAGGAAGCCTGGCTATAAAGTCCAGAGCAAGGAGGAAAGGgtcagaggtgtgtgtgtgtgtgtcacatagACTGGGTGACAGAATTCAGCTGGTGGGAGGCATTTATCCACTCATTTACCAACCACTGGCTACGTGCCTGTTGTGTGCCAGGGACCGGGCTAAGGGCTTCAGGGGTAATCTCATTAATTCTACAAGATATGCAGCAAGGTGATGTGACTCACCAGGTCACATAACTGGTAAGGGATGGAACCAGGCCCTGCACAGAGGCTGGTCTGCACCTACACGCATGCTCCTTGCCACGATCCTCCCGTTTCAGGGCCTCACCCCCTCAGGTTCTTCCGGGTCCACAGGGATGTGGggaaatgggggaggaggagcatgAGAGGGCATGTTCACAGAGAGATTATATTTCCAGGAAATGAGGGCTCAGAATGAGAAGGCCTGGCCTGAAAATGGCTGTGCGAGAGGCAAGAAATaggatgggagggaggacagTGTGAAAAAGAGCCCACAAGAGGCCGGGGAGAGATGGCTGACCCCAGTCGTGAGGGCTTCTTGCTCAGAGCCAGAGGCAAGATCAAGCGACCTCTTGAGGTTtcaagacacagagagacaaagcacagagCAGCCGGGGCCTGGCCCAGGTCCGGGCATGCCTCCTGaccctggctggcttagtggcCTTGGTTGGAAACTGCTTCCTGCTCTGGTCAGGCCCCAGGCTGGTGTAACCTTGGAAGACCTGTGACATTTCTCTTGGCCTCAGGTCCAGGCCTGAGAGGGAATAGGGAGGACAGGGGGACTTGACATTCCTGAGCACCTTGGAGGGCCCTTCCTgatcccatccccatccccatccccagggTCTAGGAAGGGCTGATCTTCAGTCATGAGGGCCCAGTGTGGAGTCAGTCTCCCTGGCTCTGCTTTCCATCTAAGGGACTGGAGATGGGGCCCAAgcgctccccaccccctaccccttccctctctgtcccaccaGCTCAGTTCTCTGACCAAGGGGGTCCCACATTTCCAACTCTGGTTCCCCTGAGCTTTCCTCTTCTAACTCACAGTGGGGTGTGACCTCCCCTTGCCCacagttccctctgcctggaatgccctccccccccccaagtctctGGCTGTCCAAATCCTGCCTATTTTTCAAGGTCAAGTTCAAATGCTTCCATAGAACctcaaaatccatttaaaatgtcAGACCCAGAAACATTTGTAGGGAGTGTCCAATCTGTCATTTGGTGGATGGTGAGTCAGTGGCATGGGCTGGAGGGGGAGTGGCATGGCAGGGTACCCAGGTTCTGGGGAAGCAAtactgagttcaaatcctgactacACCATTCACTAACTGTGGATACCCTGGCAAGGTTCAGAGCTGCACCTGCTTCCTCGATTCTCTGATGGGGTGCCAGGGGGAGGGTGCAACCATTTCCTGGCCTGCTGTGAAGGGTCAGCGAGGCAGCATTGCATGAAGGCCCCAGCACAGATATGTGTCCCTTTTTTTACCAGAAGTTCTGAAAGATGACTTCTGACCCTAACACCCACCTTCCCGGTACATAAGCTTTGTTTCTCCCTACGTCTGGGCACCTGCCACTTTCCACCAGGTACTGGTTTTAGCTTCCTGGGGTGGATGCTGAGCTCTGAGGACAGGAGCCATGTCTGCTTTGCTTCCCCTATGCCTGGTACTGGGACGGGCATCGAGGGGCTCAAGATGTGAGGCTGAGCTGAACCACTACTTCTGATACTTGctcgttggggggggggggggctgaggtggggggagCCTTCTAGCGGAGAACTCCTCAATGGTTCCCACTGGTCTTGGAATATAGTTCAAACTCCTTCCAatgccctgcctgccctgcctGCTCAGTCAGTGTTACTGTCCTCCTATTAGTTTTTCAAATCTGAGCTCCTTTCTACCCCAGGGCTTTACCCATCGCTGTTTCCCCTGCCCAGAATGTTCTTCCCACTCCCTGTCTAGCTGATGCCCCTTCAGGCATCAGCTTCAGGATCTGGTCAGCCTGCTGCAGGCTCCCACGGCCTCCTACCTTTTCCTCTTTTGCAGTCCTTTGTACAGCAATCGTTACCAAATGATTATCAAATGTCCTTCGTTCTAAACTGGAAGTCCCCTGAGGACCAGGACCTCCTCTGTGGTGTTCACTGTGGTGCCCCCTCCCAATGCCTGGGTCACAGTGGGTGCTGGACAGATGTCTCTGGAGCAACTGAATGCATCAGTCTGAGGACAGTGCTGTCAACTCCCAGCCCTGAGTAGGGAGCGTGGCCAGAATGTGGGGCTGGATGGCATCCCAGTTCCTCCTGTGTTCAGGCCTCACTGGATGGCTCCATTATGTATCTCACTGAGCTGTGACCTGCTCAAACACCCAGCCcccacattcatttattttcccacCCAGAGCCCAGGAGGAACGGTTTTTGGATTATTTCACATTTCTGGATTATCCATGAGACATCTCCCCTCCAGTGAGAAGGATCAAGAGTTTGACATTTTAAACCCTAAGCAGCTTCTCcctggcctgcttcagatctgcaGCACTGCTGCTTGCAGTGAGACGCATGGGGAATGGAAGGCCATTTTAATCTTGGCCTGGCTTCATTAGGAGGAAACTatgctgccaaaaaaaaaaaaaaaaaaaaaaaaaaaaaaaaaaaaaggttggtcCACTGTCTATGCCATGCAGAGTTGGAACACCTAAAAGATGATCAAAGTCAAATTTCTtgaacagatggggaaacagaggcccagagctgGAGGGAGTAAAAGCGTGGTCAAGGGCATACAGCAAGTTGATGGCCAATTGGGGAACGGTCCTTCTCCAGGCCGCCTGACTCCCACGTGCTGCCCTTTGCCACCTCTGGGCACCAAGGGACGTGGGGTCAGGCAGAAAGGGGATAATAAGTTTCCACTGACACAACTTCAGGACCCTGAGTCACCCTGGCCTCGAATGGCCTCCCCAGAGCAGGGATGGGACTTTCCAGGAGCCCTGCtattcctcctccaggaagagaCACTCCCAGGAGGCTGCGGTGGCAGCAGAGGTGGAGGGTGAAGGGCTGAgacaggcccccagcccccttccccaccacctacCACATCTGAGCCACTTCGGTGACGGGTCTGTTGTCCAAACAGTGAAGATCTGATGGACCAGCTGTGGCTGTCTTTCTGGAGCTGGTTGTGCTTCAAGAAAATGACTCTTCCAACCCTGTCTCTTTTTACCATTTTGGAGGCATTTCCCCCtcgtttattttccttttcttaaacaaAATCTTAAGAATACTAAAATTTTTGACTCCACCTAATGAGGACACGGTGCCTAAACATCTAGCGAAATTTAGCAGAACTCTTGGAAAAGCATTCGGCTTCCGGAAAGGGACTGGTCAGGAAATATCCCGCCTGGGGACAGACCCACTGGGTGCGGGTTGTCAGGCACAGCAGGATCCCGGCAACCTTTCTCCACTCCTGGATCCCTAGCCCGCCTGCCTCTGACCACTCTGAGCCCACCTCAGGTCGAAGATATTGACAAATAATCTCTGGGTGCACCCCGAGGGACCAGGAAAGACACTTCAGGCCATTCTGTGAAAAGCCCTCGCAGAGTGTGACCAGGACATAGTGACCACACCCTCGGCCTGACCCCTGCCAGACTGCATCTCGGACTAAATGAAGCTCCTAGAGAAGTGTGGGAGGCTGGCAGGGGCCGTACCCTGGATGGGCCCTGGCAGTTAATTATCACCCTGCTTCACCTTTCACTCATCTCCCACAGGGCCCTGCACATGCCCTCCCTTGTGAGAGGTCAAGTGGTAGGTATTTCCTGGGACTCAGGCAGTGCCCGCCTAGGAGCTGGCCTGGACAAGGAAGATGAACATTTGATGAACCAAACCAGATGGCCACATCCAGTCCAGGGTTCTCCAACCATTTCAGTAACTCAACGTCCAAGCCTCATGCTGGGTTccccacccaagcaccccatcccTTCCTGAAGACCGTCCCCAACACCTAATCCCAGACTCCTTCCTGAATCCCAACTTCCTATTATCGGGTCCCTGAGCTTGTCCTTAAATCCTTGCTGCTCATCACTGTACCTCTTCCCCTTGTCCAAGCTCTAACGTCCtcatccttcccaccccccaggccTCCGCCCACTCCACCCGCATCCCCAGACTCACCCAGGAACAAAACCTCGAGGTCCAGTCGGCACTTCAGTTGGCACTACAGGGAGGTGACGGTGAATGTGTCCTCAGGGTGAGGTTCCGCCATGGGCCCCAGGAAGCCGCTCTTGGGGCCCCCACCCAGGCCGGGATGCGCCTGCGGCATAAAGCCTGGATACCTGTAGGCGGTATCCTGCAGGGGCAGCAGCGAGTCCCTCGGCACAGGGGACAGGGTCAAGTCACTAAGGAGTGGGCAGCCATAgccagcagcggcagcagcgggGCCACGGGGTGGGCCAGGCGGCCGGGCCATCTCCAGTGGCTCCTTGTCGGCCTTGGGCGTGGCCGGCGGGCTAGCCAGGTGTGGGGCACTGAGGCACGCGGCCTCCGTCCTGCCCAGGAAGTCAGCCAGCAGCCCCGTACCCACCTTCCCTTCATAGGGTGGGCTGCGGGCAGCTGAGCCTGGCGGGTACCAGTAAGCTGTGCCCTTGCAGCTGGGGGAGTCATAGTGGGGCTGGCCCAGTGGCAGGTCCCGACAGCTAAGATGGGCCTGGGCTGCAGCTGCGTGGCCCAGGCTGGCCCCCTGGAGCCCATGCTTGAGGGGCTCGCAGGCAGCCAGCTTTGTGGGTGGCGGCCGCAGCTCCTCCTTGAAGCCCAGTGTGGGTGAGCAGGTGGGTGAGTACGCCTTCTGCAGGCCAGCATCAAACACCGTGGGTGGGTGGGCCAGAGGCGGGAAATGCTTGCCGTCTAACTCAGGAGCACCCAGGCTGGGCGAGTCGCAGTGGAAGCCTTGGCCGAAGGTGCCGTCAGAAGGGGTGGACGGGTTCATGGAGTAGGGTCCCATGAAGTCACAAGGGTCTCGCTCACCCACACCAAAGGCCCTTGACTGGGACGGCAGTGGCGACATGCTGCTGTCTCCACTGTAGTAGTCCAGGCCAAGGTCCGGGCTGTCCTGGAACAGGGGGTTGACTGGCTGCGGCTTGGGGATGAACTTGGCTTTGGCTGCTGCACCGCCTCGCTCCTTCTTGGCCGAGCAGGCCCCACCACCCCGTCCACCTCGTGGTTGCCGGGGCCCGGTGCTCCGTTTGGACGGGTAGCCTGAGGCAGTGGCCGAGGCGGACGATGGAAAGCCCAGGTGTGAGGCCTCGAACAGGTCCACCTTCTTCCGCCGTCCACGGCCCGGCTTGGAGCTGCTCTGGAAGAGGACGCTCTGGTTCCAGTTGTAGCCGGGGGCAGAGGACGCCTCATTCCAGTCCATCATTAGTTTCTCCAGGCTGGACAGGCTCGACTGGCCCTCGCTGCTCGAGGCCTCGCTGTTGGCCCGCCGAAAACCGCCGCCGACCGGTTGATTGAACTGGGTGCTGTCGGAGGATGACTCGGAGAAGGTCTCGGACACGGCCGTCTGCTGCTTCACCTTCTGCGGCGTGTAGTTGGAGATGTCCAGGATCACGTTGGGCTCGCTGACGTGGCAGTCGAAACCGGGATTGTAGAGCTGACTGAAGGCCTCCGAGGCCCAGTCCAGGCCTCCATAGCCCTGCCGGAAAGGCCACTGAGAAGCCCCCGCAAACTGCCGACAGTTTTCAGGcgagggctggaaggaggaggaggaggaggaggcggcagAGGCAGCAGAGGTGGCAGAGGCGGTGGTGCCCTTGGGTACCATGTAGCCGCCGGGTGAGACGGTGCTGGCCCGGCTGTCACAGCGCAGGGGTGTGGGGGCTGAGCCAGAGAAGGGGGCCCCCTCAGAGCTGTTGAAGAAGGAGGCCTTGCTGGGTGGCAGGCAGGGGCCACCAGTAGGCGGTGGGGCGTAGCCGGCGCTGTGGGCGCtgctgggagaggcaggcaggctgtTGCCGCTGCCGTAGGCGAAGCTGCAGTCCTTGCTGTTAGCACAGTCCTGGCCCGTAAAGGGCTTAGCCGGGGCAAAAACGCTTTGTCCAGCCCCGTAGCCGCCATACTGGGGTGGGTAGgtgttggtgggtgggtgggtggtaggTGAGCGGGCCACAGCTGAAGGTGGGGGAGCCAGTTTCGGGAAGGTCTCGGCCGCCCGGCAGTCTGAAGTGGCCGGGGTGATCCCATAGCTCGCTGCCCGGCCTGGTGGGAAGGTCTGGCGAGAGGGCAAGACGGGCTGGAAGGAGGGGTCCGCACCAGCCCCGCTGCTGCCCACAGCCACTGGGCTGGCCTTGGCTCCCCGGCTGGGGAAGGTGGCCAGGCCCCGCTGGGAGGGCAGGGTGCTGGTGGGGGGCCCTGCGTAGGTGCCTGATGCCTTCCGGGACTCGGGGCGAGAGGCCGAGAGGGCAAAGTCTAAGAGGTCGGAGGAGTCATCCGAATCGAGCAGTGAGCGAAAATAGCCGGTGAAGAGGTTTTGGCGCTCCTGGCTGAGCTCGGTCTGACCCGCAGGTGCACCTGTGCTGTAGTAGCTGCCGCGGCCTGAAGCCCCGCTCTCTAGTCCAGTGGAGGCAAAGGCCTGGGCCTCGGTCCCCTGGAACCCACAGTTTCGGCCGGCTTGCCCGCCTGGGTGCCCATGGTGAGGGGCCCAGCCGCCACCCTTGTCCCCGGCCCACTCGGCGCCTGCCTCCCCAAAGCCTGGGCCACTAGGCACCTGTTCTGGGAACAGAGTCCCGTTCTTCCGGGACCGCCTCTTGCGCTTGGGCTTCCCAGTCATGGCGTCCACCTCCCCCCGGCCCCGTTTGCGTGGGTGCCCCAATTCGGTGAGGCTGGGACCCCCAACGCCAGCAGCTGTCACTGccaccactttctttttcttgccgaTGCCCTCGAAGAAGTCACTGAAGGAGCATCGGGCTGCCTTGGCTGCAtggcccccaccccggccaccgAAACCGCCTGCTTTACCACCACGCCGTCGGAAGCCCTGCACACGGTGCAGGAAGTGGGAGATGCTCTGGGTGTCGGGTGCCTGGTGTACCGACTCGGGCTCGCTGGGTGTCCAGCAGCGGGGGGGTGAGCACCGCCCAGCGCACTGGCTCTGGCGGTTCAGGAAGGCCAGCTTGGCGAGGACGTCAGAGTACTCGGCCTTACTGTCATTGGCGTCTGCTGCGTAGGATGGCTGGGGAGATGCCAGCTTCTGCTTCCGCCGCCGCCGTTTCTTCACCTCTGGCATGGCCATGGTGGCTGCTGCCACGGTGGCCGCTTCAGCCGCTACCACCGCTGGCTCCTTGGGCTTGCCGGGACCCAGAAGCAGGTTCTTAGGAGGGCGGCCGCGTTTACGCTTAAGGATAATGGGCATCTCCCCGGGCGGGAAGACCACCACCACGTTCCGTCCATTGTTCTTCATCTTCAGCAGCGGGGTGGGCTCGGCTGACACGCGCAGGCCCAGCTCCTTGCCCTCCACACTGAGGCTGCTGCTCAAGGATGACACCTTGTATGTGGTCTTGTTCCGCCGCCCCAGTGATACAGGTATTTTGGCCATCTTCACCACCATGCGCCGCACACCCCGGCACTTCCCTTTGCGGGTAGGGGCTACTGGAGTCTGGGAAGATTCTGGCTCCAGCTCTGGGACTGGGCCCGGGCCCGGCAGGGCAGGAGGTGGTGGaggtggcggcggcgggggctCGGCCAGGGCAGCTGCCAGCCCTGTGGGCATAGGCAGGGGCAGCAGGCGGCCCTCTGGTCCAGCGTCTGCCTTGCGTCCCCGTCCAGCTTTCCGCCGGCGACACAGGATCTTTGGCCTATCAGTGCGCCGCAAGGCGTACTTGGGGTGACCCTCAGGCCCATGGGGGCCGTGGGGTGAGCACAAGTCCAGGCGCAAGGGCTCAGCCAGTGGGCAGGGCCCCAGGGGCTGCTGAGGCTCCAGACGGCGGCCAGGGACATCAAGCAACTTGGGCAGGGGGTCAAGTGCCTGAGGGTCAAGCAGCTGCGACTCCAGGGAGTCGGGCAGGGTATCCAGGGCCTGGAGAGCCAGGCCTGGCAGCCCCAGAGGATCAGCAAGAGGTTGCAGGGGTGGCAGCTCCAAAGCTTCCCCGAGCGGCTCTAGAGCCTGTGGGTCCAGGAAGCGGGGCTGGGGGTCCAGGAGCTGAGGCTCTGGCTCAGGAGATGGTGGCTCGAGGGCCTGGGCCTCCAGCAGCTGGGCCTCGGGGCAAGTTAGGGAGGCCAGCTCGCTAAGGATGTCGGCGTCAGCAAGTTCTGAGTAATCAGGGCCGTCTGGCTCAGGCTCTGGGGGCAGACCGGTGGCCGCGGCCGTGGCTCCGGGACTATGGCCTTGACCAGGCTGGGGGCTGTCCCTAGGCTCGGGCTCAGGCTCATAGAGTGGGTGGCTGGGCCTCTCGGACTTAGCATGGGGGGTGGCCCGCTCCTCAGGGCTGCGGATGCTGTTGGCCAGGCTGGGTGAGGAGAAGAAGCTGTACTGAAGGTCACcagggggcggggcaggtggGCGGCTGAGTCGGAGGCCACCGCAGTCCAGGTGCACACCGCTATGCTGCAGGTCTTGGGAGAGTCGCGTCAGGTCCTTCATGATGTCAATCAGCTGCACCACTGGACGCAGGTTCACCCGCCCGTTGTCCCAGCGACGTCGGGAGCTGTTGCCGTCTCCCGCGGGTGTGGGGCAGCGGGCCTGTGAGACGGGACGGGCCGCCCTTGGGGGCAGCGGGTCGTCCCCCTTGGCAAGGACTGGTGGGCGCCGGGTGCTGGGGTCCCGGCGTGGGGGTGGGCGTGGGTTCTCGGAGAAGGTGTGGGCGAAGGCCTTGTCGGGTGGGCTGGCAGGGGGCCGGGTAGGAAGCAAGGGCC belongs to Felis catus isolate Fca126 chromosome C1, F.catus_Fca126_mat1.0, whole genome shotgun sequence and includes:
- the AHDC1 gene encoding AT-hook DNA-binding motif-containing protein 1; protein product: MRVKPQGLVVTSSAVCSSPDYLREPKYYPGGPPTPRPLLPTRPPASPPDKAFAHTFSENPRPPPRRDPSTRRPPVLAKGDDPLPPRAARPVSQARCPTPAGDGNSSRRRWDNGRVNLRPVVQLIDIMKDLTRLSQDLQHSGVHLDCGGLRLSRPPAPPPGDLQYSFFSSPSLANSIRSPEERATPHAKSERPSHPLYEPEPEPRDSPQPGQGHSPGATAAATGLPPEPEPDGPDYSELADADILSELASLTCPEAQLLEAQALEPPSPEPEPQLLDPQPRFLDPQALEPLGEALELPPLQPLADPLGLPGLALQALDTLPDSLESQLLDPQALDPLPKLLDVPGRRLEPQQPLGPCPLAEPLRLDLCSPHGPHGPEGHPKYALRRTDRPKILCRRRKAGRGRKADAGPEGRLLPLPMPTGLAAALAEPPPPPPPPPPALPGPGPVPELEPESSQTPVAPTRKGKCRGVRRMVVKMAKIPVSLGRRNKTTYKVSSLSSSLSVEGKELGLRVSAEPTPLLKMKNNGRNVVVVFPPGEMPIILKRKRGRPPKNLLLGPGKPKEPAVVAAEAATVAAATMAMPEVKKRRRRKQKLASPQPSYAADANDSKAEYSDVLAKLAFLNRQSQCAGRCSPPRCWTPSEPESVHQAPDTQSISHFLHRVQGFRRRGGKAGGFGGRGGGHAAKAARCSFSDFFEGIGKKKKVVAVTAAGVGGPSLTELGHPRKRGRGEVDAMTGKPKRKRRSRKNGTLFPEQVPSGPGFGEAGAEWAGDKGGGWAPHHGHPGGQAGRNCGFQGTEAQAFASTGLESGASGRGSYYSTGAPAGQTELSQERQNLFTGYFRSLLDSDDSSDLLDFALSASRPESRKASGTYAGPPTSTLPSQRGLATFPSRGAKASPVAVGSSGAGADPSFQPVLPSRQTFPPGRAASYGITPATSDCRAAETFPKLAPPPSAVARSPTTHPPTNTYPPQYGGYGAGQSVFAPAKPFTGQDCANSKDCSFAYGSGNSLPASPSSAHSAGYAPPPTGGPCLPPSKASFFNSSEGAPFSGSAPTPLRCDSRASTVSPGGYMVPKGTTASATSAASAASSSSSSFQPSPENCRQFAGASQWPFRQGYGGLDWASEAFSQLYNPGFDCHVSEPNVILDISNYTPQKVKQQTAVSETFSESSSDSTQFNQPVGGGFRRANSEASSSEGQSSLSSLEKLMMDWNEASSAPGYNWNQSVLFQSSSKPGRGRRKKVDLFEASHLGFPSSASATASGYPSKRSTGPRQPRGGRGGGACSAKKERGGAAAKAKFIPKPQPVNPLFQDSPDLGLDYYSGDSSMSPLPSQSRAFGVGERDPCDFMGPYSMNPSTPSDGTFGQGFHCDSPSLGAPELDGKHFPPLAHPPTVFDAGLQKAYSPTCSPTLGFKEELRPPPTKLAACEPLKHGLQGASLGHAAAAQAHLSCRDLPLGQPHYDSPSCKGTAYWYPPGSAARSPPYEGKVGTGLLADFLGRTEAACLSAPHLASPPATPKADKEPLEMARPPGPPRGPAAAAAGYGCPLLSDLTLSPVPRDSLLPLQDTAYRYPGFMPQAHPGLGGGPKSGFLGPMAEPHPEDTFTVTSL